A part of Candidatus Electrothrix aestuarii genomic DNA contains:
- a CDS encoding DUF3368 domain-containing protein, which produces MIVSNSTPLINFAAINRLDILEQLFDTVVIPPAVTYEVLEGSHRYPSMTAIREASCIAKHDIGNMMLRDALLLELDPGEAEAITLALEQKADLLLLDEMAGRTIAESYDLAFTGSIGCLIKAKQSGIIPAVKPLMDAMRDQARFWLNPRLYARILQEQGE; this is translated from the coding sequence ATGATTGTTTCTAATTCAACGCCGCTGATCAACTTCGCTGCCATCAACCGCCTGGATATCCTTGAACAATTATTCGACACAGTGGTCATCCCTCCGGCTGTTACCTATGAAGTCCTTGAAGGCAGTCACCGATATCCCAGCATGACTGCTATCCGGGAGGCAAGCTGTATTGCAAAGCACGACATCGGCAATATGATGCTGCGGGACGCTCTGCTTCTTGAGCTTGATCCGGGCGAAGCCGAGGCAATTACCTTAGCCCTTGAGCAGAAGGCTGATCTGCTTCTGCTTGATGAAATGGCGGGGCGGACAATTGCCGAGTCTTATGACCTTGCCTTCACCGGTTCAATCGGCTGCCTTATCAAGGCGAAACAGTCCGGAATCATTCCGGCTGTCAAGCCGCTGATGGATGCCATGCGTGACCAAGCGCGTTTCTGGCTGAATCCCCGTCTGTATGCCAGAATTCTCCAAGAGCAGGGTGAATAA
- a CDS encoding UPF0175 family protein, with protein sequence MRTLTLDIPEAVLSGVKIPRTRLKSDLKRELALQLYREQMISFANAHRMADMSKVEFHHLLGERQIPRQYDVEDYEKDMENLARWNKAQ encoded by the coding sequence ATGAGAACGCTGACTTTAGATATACCCGAAGCAGTCCTGAGCGGTGTGAAGATTCCCAGAACCCGTCTGAAGAGCGACCTGAAGCGGGAGCTGGCGCTTCAGCTCTACCGCGAACAGATGATCTCCTTTGCCAATGCGCACCGAATGGCCGACATGAGCAAGGTAGAGTTCCACCATCTGCTCGGTGAGCGGCAGATACCGAGGCAGTATGACGTGGAGGATTACGAGAAGGACATGGAGAACCTTGCCCGCTGGAACAAGGCGCAATGA
- a CDS encoding DUF6444 domain-containing protein: MHLSREELLKIDKQFIDSLPGKSAKELCLLALDDLKELHERLGQNSENSSMPPSSNFPWARFDADAQADEEEPDEEQVEATDIELDDSDEESAEHDENADRSDQQDSPENTDDRPKGNKPGKQPGATGHGRTQKLPVHDTIIHKAGTCSACNLELDETCDFTARTGHYVVDIEVGDATGPGIEVINTKHIYGDTTCGGCGHVNRLMPHRLEKTKTGGLK, encoded by the coding sequence ATGCACCTATCCAGAGAAGAGTTGCTAAAAATAGATAAGCAGTTTATTGACTCCTTGCCCGGTAAGAGTGCAAAGGAGCTGTGCCTGCTCGCACTTGATGACCTCAAAGAACTTCACGAACGGCTGGGTCAAAATTCCGAAAACAGCTCCATGCCTCCCAGCTCAAATTTCCCCTGGGCCCGGTTTGATGCCGACGCTCAAGCCGACGAGGAGGAACCGGATGAAGAGCAAGTCGAAGCCACGGACATAGAACTCGACGATTCTGACGAGGAGTCCGCCGAGCATGATGAGAATGCGGACAGGTCCGACCAGCAGGATTCCCCCGAAAATACCGATGATCGCCCCAAGGGCAATAAACCCGGCAAGCAACCCGGTGCCACCGGGCATGGTCGAACGCAAAAACTTCCCGTACACGACACCATCATTCACAAAGCAGGCACCTGCTCGGCTTGTAACCTTGAGCTGGACGAAACATGCGACTTCACCGCTCGCACCGGTCATTATGTCGTTGATATTGAGGTGGGCGATGCCACCGGTCCGGGAATAGAGGTGATCAACACCAAGCATATCTACGGAGACACGACTTGCGGCGGCTGTGGTCATGTCAATCGGCTTATGCCCCATCGTCTCGAAAAAACGAAGACTGGGGGGTTGAAATAA
- a CDS encoding ABC transporter ATP-binding protein, whose translation MSAPYLDIVDLGVRFPEQRNRSARSAAPYILRHITARINRNETFCLLGESGSGKTTLIRALLGLIPFQEGHFVLDGQQISRHDKPAYRCFPNRMQLVFQDPATSLSPSCTLGESMQEPLQAQGIKHRERLRIVHRLAEQMGLPAEALERRPGSVSGGQCQRACIGRALAAKPDILFLDEPLAALDTLTRQKVAELLVRVREQYRMTFFLVTHNLSFAARISSRVAVMYLGRIVEQAPAAQFFRRPGHPYSQALLSSALDPALWNRERIILKGDISSDETTSGCVFYPRCFRRTALCATDAPPRQLLGDEHEVCCHFPCTSLP comes from the coding sequence ATGTCTGCGCCCTATCTGGATATCGTTGACCTCGGAGTGCGTTTTCCCGAGCAACGTAATCGCTCCGCCCGCTCAGCAGCACCCTATATCCTCCGCCACATCACGGCCCGCATCAACAGGAACGAGACCTTCTGCCTGCTGGGAGAAAGTGGGTCTGGCAAGACCACCCTGATCCGGGCACTGCTCGGCCTGATCCCCTTTCAGGAGGGGCATTTCGTCCTGGACGGGCAGCAGATCAGCAGGCACGACAAGCCTGCATATCGCTGCTTTCCCAACCGGATGCAGCTGGTCTTTCAGGATCCCGCCACCTCGCTGAGTCCCTCCTGCACGCTGGGGGAGTCCATGCAGGAACCGCTCCAGGCGCAGGGCATAAAGCACAGGGAACGGCTGCGGATTGTCCACAGGCTGGCCGAGCAGATGGGCCTTCCGGCGGAGGCACTTGAGCGCAGGCCCGGCTCTGTCTCCGGGGGCCAGTGTCAGCGGGCCTGCATCGGGCGGGCCCTGGCTGCCAAGCCGGACATTCTCTTCCTCGACGAGCCCCTTGCTGCCCTGGATACCCTGACCCGGCAGAAGGTCGCGGAACTCCTGGTCCGGGTGCGGGAACAGTACCGGATGACCTTCTTTCTGGTCACCCATAACCTCAGCTTTGCCGCCCGGATCAGCAGCAGGGTGGCGGTCATGTACCTGGGCCGTATCGTGGAGCAGGCCCCGGCAGCGCAGTTCTTCCGGCGGCCCGGCCATCCCTATTCCCAAGCCCTCCTGTCCAGCGCCCTTGACCCGGCCCTCTGGAACAGGGAGCGCATTATCCTCAAAGGAGATATATCCTCGGATGAAACGACCTCCGGCTGCGTCTTTTACCCCCGTTGCTTCCGGCGGACGGCCCTCTGCGCCACAGATGCCCCGCCTAGGCAGCTGCTGGGGGATGAGCATGAGGTCTGCTGCCATTTTCCCTGTACTTCGCTCCCTTGA
- a CDS encoding transposase: MKKEPVKRYSQALKQQVVREYEEGVSIYSLRQKYGIGAHGTVERWIKKFGRSGYRAEVVHIQTVEDQLEFKAMKSRIKELESALAQSVLENRMLETTIEVADQSLGTDIKKISGGNYNQGSSCKADQQAGGL, encoded by the coding sequence ATGAAAAAAGAACCTGTCAAACGTTACAGCCAGGCACTTAAACAACAGGTTGTCAGAGAGTACGAAGAGGGCGTCAGCATATACAGCTTGCGTCAGAAATATGGCATTGGCGCTCACGGCACCGTAGAGCGATGGATTAAGAAGTTTGGCCGTTCCGGTTACCGCGCCGAGGTTGTGCATATCCAAACGGTTGAAGATCAGCTTGAATTTAAAGCAATGAAAAGCCGGATCAAGGAGCTGGAATCGGCATTGGCACAAAGCGTCCTTGAAAACCGGATGCTGGAAACCACGATAGAAGTAGCCGATCAATCATTGGGCACTGATATTAAAAAAATTTCGGGAGGAAATTATAACCAGGGCAGCAGCTGTAAGGCAGATCAGCAGGCAGGCGGCCTGTAA
- a CDS encoding type II toxin-antitoxin system prevent-host-death family antitoxin yields MNIDIKKAETCFADLLRKTVAGSDITITQEGMPIVRLVAVQKKPAKKRQFGSAKGLIRMAEDFDQTPDDFKEYSLLHEQAMSEL; encoded by the coding sequence ATGAATATAGATATCAAGAAGGCGGAGACCTGCTTTGCCGATCTGCTCAGAAAGACGGTTGCGGGCAGCGACATCACCATCACCCAGGAAGGCATGCCCATTGTCAGGCTGGTGGCTGTACAGAAGAAACCGGCCAAGAAGCGTCAGTTCGGTAGCGCAAAGGGCCTGATCCGCATGGCTGAGGACTTTGACCAGACCCCGGACGACTTCAAGGAGTATTCACTCCTTCATGAACAAGCAATGAGTGAGCTATGA
- a CDS encoding ABC transporter substrate-binding protein — MFKGICFLLFFIGLTWLAWPLISGGPVLPVNSSNSGNKLVVGKPFGLSAVVPDPAKGYNGWYLSEAGVTETLFALDFEMQLQPLLAASSRQLDPLSWEVSLKQGIQFHDHSPLNAEAVKWSLERIINPDSEVFNKRLQGLLDISSITVQDEQTLLFRTKSPNAAFLYNLTAPGTAILSPASNTKRFFGTGPFVLEKTVPNQEMRVRAFPDYWQGKPGFEQVSLKMITNPATRMLAFEAGQLDVAAYFPEQDALRLQNRDDVQIVQQPTTRLCFLFVRVSDGPLTDSLIRQALNYALDREEIVQAVLAGQGGTVAASVFPAILPWANLDLHPYPYDAPKAAQLLSQAGLQDTNGDGMLEKDGRPLLLNIWTYEGRAALKPALELIQAQLKRVGIASQTRITKKGSPINQAMQRGQVQLGLQMWNTAPQGDPDFFLSQVFTSQGGSNFMGYQNAELDELVRQGKTTFDPAARKKIYDRVQEIISQDSPVIPLFHQAMISAVRGDIEQFRSHPAEKYLLTHCLRRKK, encoded by the coding sequence ATGTTCAAAGGAATATGTTTCCTGTTATTTTTCATCGGGCTGACATGGCTGGCCTGGCCGCTCATTTCAGGGGGGCCGGTTCTGCCGGTCAACAGTAGCAATAGTGGCAACAAACTGGTGGTGGGCAAGCCCTTTGGCCTTTCCGCAGTAGTGCCGGACCCGGCCAAGGGCTATAACGGCTGGTACCTGAGCGAGGCCGGGGTGACAGAGACCTTGTTCGCCCTGGACTTTGAGATGCAGCTTCAGCCGCTACTGGCCGCCTCATCCCGACAGCTTGATCCCCTGTCCTGGGAGGTCTCTTTGAAACAGGGGATTCAGTTTCATGATCATTCGCCGCTCAATGCCGAGGCCGTCAAGTGGTCGCTGGAGCGGATCATCAACCCGGACAGCGAGGTCTTCAATAAGCGCCTCCAGGGGCTGCTGGATATCAGCAGCATCACGGTGCAGGATGAGCAGACCCTGCTGTTCCGCACCAAGAGCCCCAATGCGGCCTTTCTTTACAATCTGACCGCACCGGGTACGGCCATTCTTTCACCTGCCAGCAATACAAAACGCTTCTTCGGTACTGGTCCCTTTGTACTGGAGAAGACGGTCCCGAACCAGGAAATGCGCGTGCGTGCCTTTCCTGACTACTGGCAGGGAAAACCGGGCTTCGAGCAGGTCAGCCTCAAGATGATTACCAACCCGGCCACGCGAATGCTGGCCTTTGAGGCTGGGCAGCTGGATGTGGCAGCGTATTTCCCGGAACAGGATGCGCTACGGCTTCAGAATCGGGACGATGTGCAGATCGTGCAGCAGCCCACCACCCGGCTCTGCTTTCTCTTTGTCCGGGTCAGCGATGGCCCGCTAACTGATTCGCTCATTCGGCAGGCCCTAAATTACGCCCTTGATCGGGAGGAAATCGTGCAGGCTGTCCTGGCAGGGCAGGGGGGCACTGTTGCCGCCTCTGTTTTTCCCGCAATTCTCCCCTGGGCCAACCTGGATCTACACCCCTATCCCTATGATGCCCCAAAAGCTGCCCAGCTGCTGAGTCAGGCCGGTCTCCAGGATACCAACGGTGACGGGATGTTGGAAAAGGACGGTCGTCCACTGCTGCTCAATATCTGGACCTATGAAGGCCGGGCCGCTCTCAAGCCTGCCCTGGAACTGATCCAGGCCCAGCTCAAGCGGGTGGGGATTGCCAGTCAAACCCGCATCACCAAGAAAGGTTCACCCATTAATCAGGCCATGCAGCGGGGACAGGTGCAGCTCGGTCTCCAGATGTGGAACACAGCCCCGCAGGGCGATCCCGACTTCTTCCTCTCGCAGGTCTTTACCAGCCAGGGCGGCTCCAACTTCATGGGCTATCAGAATGCGGAGCTGGATGAGCTGGTCCGGCAGGGGAAGACGACCTTTGACCCGGCGGCCCGCAAGAAGATCTATGACCGGGTGCAGGAGATCATCTCTCAGGACAGCCCGGTGATCCCCCTCTTTCATCAGGCCATGATCTCGGCAGTGCGCGGCGATATAGAGCAGTTCCGCAGCCATCCGGCAGAGAAATACCTGCTCACCCATTGCCTCCGGCGGAAGAAGTAA
- a CDS encoding class I SAM-dependent methyltransferase, producing MKYVKEPIKTYWNKRSSSYGLDKDKSSSIAETWSAVLHDLVENGAGKKALDVGTGTGQFAVYLANKGFEVTGVDLSEEMIATARQNAAQEGLPIRFQTGDAEHLDFADESFDVVVSRNLLWTLPHPDLALKEWQRVLKPGGKLVVSDGFWMNSTWKSVPRLAMNMFRERFSDTSRRSMHFFWSYSKVKRSLPFYAGLNASDAVQLLEQASFKEIGCYDTACFATHPYQKHQAKPKEPSFFIVHAGK from the coding sequence GTGAAATATGTGAAAGAACCAATCAAGACGTACTGGAATAAAAGAAGTAGCAGCTATGGCCTGGATAAGGATAAGTCCTCATCCATAGCGGAAACCTGGTCCGCAGTCTTGCATGACCTGGTCGAGAACGGGGCTGGCAAAAAGGCCCTTGATGTGGGCACCGGCACAGGGCAATTCGCGGTTTACCTGGCCAATAAGGGCTTTGAGGTGACTGGGGTGGATCTTTCTGAGGAAATGATTGCCACGGCCCGTCAGAATGCTGCTCAGGAAGGGCTTCCCATTCGTTTTCAGACAGGCGATGCAGAACATCTGGACTTTGCCGATGAGAGTTTTGATGTGGTTGTGTCGCGAAATCTGCTCTGGACCCTGCCGCATCCGGATCTGGCCCTGAAGGAATGGCAACGAGTGCTCAAACCGGGTGGCAAACTGGTTGTCTCTGATGGGTTCTGGATGAACAGTACCTGGAAGAGTGTCCCCCGTCTGGCGATGAACATGTTCCGGGAGCGGTTCAGCGATACCAGCAGGCGCTCCATGCATTTTTTCTGGAGCTATTCCAAAGTGAAGCGTTCTCTTCCCTTCTATGCCGGTTTGAATGCAAGCGATGCGGTTCAGCTGCTGGAGCAGGCCAGTTTTAAGGAAATAGGCTGTTATGATACCGCCTGTTTTGCTACCCATCCTTATCAGAAACATCAGGCGAAACCAAAAGAACCTTCTTTTTTTATTGTCCATGCCGGAAAATAA
- a CDS encoding TonB-dependent receptor: MIPPWKLSLYCTSMALIPLTCILPAQGEESAATAEQQTEQQTEQQVEQQKTYELEPVTVIATKTPKKLLDAPGSVSVITEEQINAFSAEHPFKVLHLTEGVWARQYRGLADYWARPMVRGRRALMQVDGMNWYDYGYYVDTAAVPMSDLEKVDVVRGPFSALYGTMAQTAVVSYTTRIPEGQEIDASVSFGDWNSRFYSFHFADRPFGKSEEGIDEASWADRVLGQRFFYSFSFKSRTSDSYVTTPSYKSLSSIEGAADSSIPVVTGWEKDIDPQTGKTRYKIGDQGNNWYEDYGVFIKTGYDFSENTRLWYSLSASKFEYGWEDGTSLLRDSSGNAVYEGDVYIQDGGKTSLVSLSPSLFTSDTKEKESLVHSLHIDHTVPDLLDLTMMVGFNDKEAGTHYESSSRYKAEDSSLTQADLTATFHLLSDSLLLTVGTQGVQEEATVTDSNLSNASDEDSIISTREKTNGTNQTLGTFVQAEYSPLDPLTLYLGGRYDHWWGSDADYYSSLSGEYYTQHPDTDDGQFSPKASVVYHPLENGTVRASYGQSFTAPSLYYRTSSYYWEGGGTISMASPNPDLKPETNTSWEVGTEWEFWKKRVRVKLTYFENDFEDMIVSTSKNSTLADGTQVIDKTRINADEAEVNGIEAAVEASFTADLRGGLFYTHNWSEYTVTKDSSKLGWEVDEVPTNIWSAWIGYYFTDNLDLNLSYRYCDSRYDDEYAAYGENSYKGDDEYYVMDAKLTYRPSEHLALSVSVDNLLDEEYYEYYKGPGRFALATLSFSY; encoded by the coding sequence ATGATACCCCCTTGGAAACTTTCACTCTACTGCACTTCGATGGCCCTTATTCCCCTGACCTGTATTCTGCCAGCCCAGGGGGAAGAGAGTGCTGCAACAGCAGAACAGCAGACAGAACAGCAGACAGAGCAGCAGGTAGAGCAACAAAAGACCTATGAGCTGGAGCCGGTCACAGTTATTGCCACCAAGACCCCGAAAAAACTCCTGGATGCTCCGGGTAGTGTCTCTGTGATTACAGAAGAGCAGATCAATGCCTTTAGTGCTGAGCACCCCTTCAAGGTACTACATCTCACTGAGGGCGTCTGGGCAAGGCAATACAGGGGACTGGCTGATTACTGGGCTCGTCCGATGGTCAGGGGCAGAAGAGCCCTGATGCAGGTCGACGGTATGAACTGGTACGATTACGGGTATTATGTGGATACCGCAGCTGTTCCCATGTCTGATCTGGAAAAAGTGGACGTAGTGCGGGGGCCGTTTTCCGCCCTGTATGGCACAATGGCTCAGACCGCTGTGGTCAGCTACACAACCAGGATCCCGGAAGGCCAGGAGATAGACGCCTCAGTTTCTTTTGGGGACTGGAACAGCCGTTTCTACAGCTTCCACTTTGCTGATCGTCCCTTTGGCAAATCCGAAGAAGGCATTGATGAAGCATCATGGGCTGACCGCGTGCTTGGCCAGCGCTTCTTTTACTCTTTCAGCTTTAAATCCAGAACCTCGGACAGCTACGTTACCACACCCTCTTATAAGAGCCTAAGTTCTATAGAAGGAGCGGCTGATTCATCCATTCCCGTAGTAACGGGTTGGGAAAAAGACATTGATCCGCAGACCGGTAAGACCCGTTATAAGATTGGTGATCAGGGCAATAACTGGTATGAAGATTACGGTGTCTTTATCAAGACAGGCTATGATTTTTCTGAGAACACTCGCCTTTGGTACAGTCTGAGTGCCAGCAAATTTGAATATGGCTGGGAGGACGGGACAAGCCTCCTCCGCGATTCCTCGGGCAATGCAGTCTATGAGGGAGATGTCTATATTCAGGACGGCGGTAAGACTTCCCTGGTAAGCCTGAGCCCCTCTCTTTTTACCTCAGATACCAAAGAAAAAGAGTCCCTGGTGCATAGCCTGCACATTGATCATACCGTCCCTGATTTACTTGACCTGACAATGATGGTCGGATTCAACGATAAGGAGGCTGGCACCCATTATGAGAGCAGTAGCCGCTATAAAGCAGAGGACAGCTCCCTGACTCAGGCTGACCTGACCGCCACCTTTCATTTGCTTTCAGACAGCTTGCTCCTGACCGTGGGCACTCAGGGCGTACAGGAAGAGGCAACGGTAACGGACAGCAATCTCTCTAACGCCTCGGACGAGGACAGCATTATTTCCACTCGGGAAAAAACCAACGGCACCAATCAGACCCTGGGCACCTTTGTTCAGGCTGAATATTCCCCGCTTGATCCGCTGACTCTCTATCTCGGCGGTCGATATGACCATTGGTGGGGTAGTGATGCGGATTATTACTCCAGCCTCTCTGGAGAATATTATACCCAACATCCAGATACCGATGACGGCCAGTTCAGCCCCAAGGCTTCTGTGGTCTATCATCCCCTGGAGAACGGTACTGTGCGGGCCTCCTATGGCCAATCCTTTACAGCGCCCTCGCTGTACTACCGAACCTCAAGCTATTACTGGGAAGGGGGTGGAACTATCTCTATGGCCAGCCCTAATCCAGATCTGAAACCGGAGACCAATACCTCCTGGGAAGTGGGTACGGAATGGGAATTCTGGAAGAAACGGGTCCGGGTCAAGCTGACCTATTTTGAAAACGATTTTGAAGACATGATCGTCAGTACCAGTAAAAACTCCACCTTGGCTGATGGCACGCAGGTTATCGATAAAACCAGGATCAATGCGGATGAGGCCGAGGTCAACGGTATTGAGGCGGCTGTGGAGGCATCTTTCACCGCTGATCTGCGGGGCGGCCTGTTCTATACCCATAACTGGTCCGAATATACGGTGACCAAGGATTCTTCCAAGTTGGGTTGGGAAGTGGATGAGGTGCCCACGAATATCTGGAGCGCCTGGATCGGTTATTATTTCACCGATAATCTGGACCTGAACCTGAGCTATCGCTACTGCGACTCCCGCTATGACGATGAGTATGCAGCCTATGGAGAAAATTCCTATAAGGGCGATGACGAATATTATGTCATGGATGCCAAGCTGACCTACAGACCCTCTGAGCATCTGGCGCTGTCCGTTTCTGTGGATAACCTTCTCGACGAGGAATACTACGAGTATTACAAGGGGCCAGGGCGCTTTGCTCTCGCAACCCTGAGCTTTTCTTATTAA
- a CDS encoding IS3 family transposase, translating to MSRQAYYQALQRQMLQAAENQLIVELVRAIRQRHPRMGGRKLHYELQDSMAALGISRGRDAFFKLLSAHNLLVPTRLSHRKTTHAGLWRCPNLLIDLTITHVHQAWVGDITYITTETGFVYLALLTDVFSRFIVGFDLSSSLAVEGCDRALKQAIAQADGADLRGLIHHSDHGVQYTAWLYRERLQKMEIRSSMGEVGNCYENALAERVNGILKGEYGLDDLFIDKEHAQKAVREAVWLYNYERPHLALNYGKPAEIYFEKIDVK from the coding sequence ATCAGTCGGCAGGCATATTACCAGGCATTGCAGCGACAGATGCTCCAGGCAGCCGAAAACCAACTCATCGTGGAACTGGTCAGGGCCATCCGCCAGCGTCACCCACGTATGGGCGGACGAAAACTGCATTACGAACTACAGGATTCGATGGCCGCCTTGGGAATTTCCAGGGGCAGAGACGCATTTTTCAAGCTGTTATCAGCACATAACCTGCTGGTCCCAACCAGACTCAGCCATCGCAAAACCACACATGCTGGCCTGTGGCGATGCCCCAATCTGTTGATTGATTTAACCATTACCCACGTCCATCAGGCCTGGGTTGGTGACATCACCTATATCACGACCGAGACGGGATTTGTTTATCTGGCTTTACTGACCGATGTTTTTTCTCGCTTTATTGTCGGCTTCGATCTCTCGTCGTCGCTTGCGGTCGAAGGGTGTGACCGGGCGCTGAAACAGGCGATAGCACAGGCTGACGGTGCTGATTTGCGTGGCCTGATCCATCATTCGGATCATGGGGTGCAATACACCGCCTGGCTGTACCGGGAGCGATTGCAAAAGATGGAGATACGTTCCAGCATGGGAGAAGTGGGCAACTGTTACGAAAACGCCTTAGCTGAACGAGTGAATGGAATCTTAAAAGGCGAATATGGCCTTGACGACCTTTTCATTGATAAGGAACATGCTCAGAAAGCTGTCCGGGAAGCTGTATGGCTATACAATTATGAACGGCCTCACCTGGCACTCAACTATGGAAAGCCTGCAGAGATTTATTTTGAGAAAATTGATGTGAAGTAG
- a CDS encoding ABC transporter ATP-binding protein, with protein sequence MLDNISFSLHKGEVLGIIGESGSGKSVLARTLLRLEAPARITAGSILLDGQDVAGKSQREMRAIRGRKIALAVQDPRSAMDPVFRMESQLLEVMQAAGAGRQKKSMQQDEIYGRLSEVGITAPRERCRQYPHQWSRGMLQRAQLVMLFSTNAQVLILDEVTSALDPTVTLEILDLIRRLQQERKAGIILITHDTAVVRELCDRAAVMQQGRMVESGPVTEVLASPTHPYTQELVAKAGC encoded by the coding sequence GTGCTTGATAATATCTCTTTTTCCCTGCATAAGGGCGAGGTGCTGGGCATCATCGGCGAATCAGGCTCCGGGAAATCCGTGCTTGCCCGCACCCTGCTACGCCTGGAGGCCCCGGCCCGGATCACTGCCGGGTCCATCCTCCTGGACGGGCAGGATGTAGCCGGGAAGAGTCAACGGGAAATGCGGGCCATCCGGGGCAGGAAGATCGCCCTTGCCGTGCAAGACCCTCGCTCCGCAATGGACCCGGTCTTTCGCATGGAGAGCCAGCTCCTGGAGGTGATGCAGGCGGCGGGAGCTGGCAGGCAGAAGAAGAGTATGCAGCAGGACGAGATATATGGCCGTTTGAGCGAAGTGGGCATCACGGCTCCCCGTGAGCGTTGCCGCCAATATCCCCATCAATGGAGCCGGGGCATGCTCCAGCGGGCCCAGCTGGTCATGCTCTTTTCCACCAATGCCCAGGTGCTGATCCTGGACGAGGTGACCTCGGCCCTGGACCCCACCGTGACCCTTGAGATCCTTGACCTGATCCGCAGGCTCCAGCAGGAGCGCAAGGCGGGCATCATCCTGATCACCCACGATACCGCTGTGGTCCGGGAACTCTGCGACCGGGCAGCGGTCATGCAGCAGGGGCGGATGGTGGAGAGCGGCCCGGTTACGGAGGTGCTGGCTAGCCCCACGCATCCCTATACCCAGGAACTTGTTGCCAAGGCAGGCTGCTGA
- a CDS encoding nicotianamine synthase family protein, with protein sequence MIPDYTELAATLARISESVRPLRDEEILQGDATVLDPLFRELDILAAQDVEPEIVERLLYAQELASVLPEISRLRNLYSLRLEIQQARSLLENSHPWQAIQGFTFYPNYVQLAATEQQGANLQPGDRVIFLGSGPLPLSLILLCSEYGLNGLGIERDQDSAEFSRHLLEHLGMQEQISILVGDHFTLHKESKMVDCKLVMVAAMARPKQEIFRRLARILPADSLVSYRLYEKGLRRILDQEEDFLLPDAFSRHCRIPPRPPVNNTVVMVRKHPADHPFYFFGETL encoded by the coding sequence ATGATACCTGATTACACGGAACTTGCTGCTACGCTGGCCCGTATCTCTGAGTCTGTACGTCCCCTGCGCGATGAAGAGATCCTTCAGGGAGATGCAACTGTCCTTGACCCGCTTTTTCGAGAGCTGGACATTCTGGCAGCGCAGGATGTGGAACCGGAGATTGTGGAGCGACTCCTCTATGCCCAGGAGCTGGCTTCGGTGCTGCCAGAGATCAGCCGTTTGCGTAATCTCTACAGCCTCCGCCTGGAGATTCAGCAGGCCCGCTCCCTCCTGGAAAACTCTCATCCCTGGCAAGCAATACAGGGATTCACCTTTTACCCGAATTATGTGCAGCTGGCTGCGACAGAGCAACAGGGGGCAAACCTTCAGCCAGGTGACCGGGTCATTTTTCTCGGCTCAGGTCCCTTGCCCCTTTCTCTGATCCTGCTCTGTTCCGAATACGGACTCAATGGTCTGGGGATTGAGCGAGATCAGGACTCTGCTGAATTTTCCCGGCATTTGCTGGAGCATCTGGGAATGCAGGAGCAGATCAGCATCCTTGTAGGCGATCATTTTACTTTGCACAAAGAAAGCAAGATGGTGGACTGTAAATTAGTCATGGTCGCGGCTATGGCTCGGCCTAAGCAGGAGATCTTCCGCCGTCTTGCCCGGATTCTGCCCGCAGACAGTCTTGTGTCCTATCGGCTCTATGAAAAGGGGCTACGGAGAATTCTGGATCAGGAGGAAGACTTTCTCCTCCCGGATGCCTTCTCTCGCCATTGTCGCATCCCCCCGCGACCACCAGTGAATAATACCGTTGTCATGGTCAGGAAGCATCCTGCTGACCATCCGTTTTATTTTTTTGGAGAAACTTTATGA
- a CDS encoding ABC transporter permease has translation MMTLISKKILSTLLVALGATFCTYTLMRFAPGDPALEIAVSRYGGAYEVDQATVEWIRESEGLDKPLHLQYLYWLRHVLRLDLGRSLVEEAPVAELISQRFPKTLTLAAAAILIALSISLPLGILAGMKQGTWLDSLSVVTVHSPHSTQKKNWTKKRITIV, from the coding sequence ATGATGACCCTTATCAGCAAAAAGATCCTCAGCACCCTACTGGTGGCGCTGGGCGCAACCTTCTGCACCTACACCCTGATGCGCTTTGCGCCGGGCGACCCGGCTTTGGAGATCGCCGTGTCCCGCTACGGCGGGGCCTACGAGGTGGATCAGGCCACGGTGGAGTGGATTCGGGAGAGCGAGGGCCTGGATAAGCCCCTCCATCTCCAGTATCTGTACTGGCTCCGGCATGTGCTCCGCCTGGATCTGGGCCGCTCCCTGGTGGAGGAGGCCCCGGTTGCCGAGCTTATCAGCCAACGTTTCCCTAAGACCCTGACTCTGGCCGCAGCAGCCATCCTGATCGCCCTGAGCATTTCCCTGCCTTTGGGCATCCTTGCCGGGATGAAGCAGGGCACCTGGCTGGATTCCCTCAGTGTTGTAACCGTTCACTCCCCTCATTCCACACAAAAAAAGAACTGGACAAAAAAGAGGATCACGATAGTTTAA